In Deltaproteobacteria bacterium, the genomic stretch CAATCTACTGGAATTATCAAAATGACTTTCAATCTTTTGCGTTCCAAATAAACCATGGCCTTCAAGCTTCTTCTTGGAAATGGCAATGGCCTATAGAATTTCTGATCGGACATTCTATTTTACTCTTTCCAGTTTTCGTTTTTTATTTTTTTAAATCACAACTTTCTGAGCAACAAAGAATTTTGAAATATTTTTCAGCTGGTGTTCTTATGTTCTTCTTTTTCACCAGCTTTCGGTCATCAGTAGAAATGAACTGGACAATACTGGCCTTTCCAGCTTTCTATAGCGTTGTTTTGTTGTCAGATATTTCATTCCTTTACCTACGAAGAATTAAACTCTTTTTTGTCTTTTTTAATCTTATTCTTCTAGCTCTCATGTTTAATGGCGTCTATCCCCATGGAAAAATATTTGAGCCTTTTTTCTTTTCTAGTCAGAAAAATGTTCATTCTGAATTTTCACCTCTTTATGGCATCAATTACCAAACCTCGGCTTCTCTTTGGTATTTTTCTAAGATCAAAACATTAAAAGTTCCAAGAGCCAGTCGCTATGACTTCTTTGATACCTTTCCTATTGATTTTAAAAACTTTCCTAGTGTCTTTTATGTCTTCAAAGAAATAACAAATGAATACCCGGACTGGTTATTAGAAATGAAACCTACCATTACTGTAGCCAAAAAATTAGAAAGAAATTATGTCATTGAAAAAGTAGTTATCAAATGAAGGTTTTTATTTTTCTTACCTCTTTTTCACTTATTTATTTTGTTTATGGATTTTATATTTCACAAAATGACATTAGTATTGTTAATCCCTCTCTCAAAATCAAAAACAATGCTCTATTTTATGATTACAAAGGGATTCTTAATGTTCACTCAAATTTGAGTATAGGATCTAGCCCTATAACTCAAATTATTAAATCAGCACAGTTATCAAAACTTGATTTCATTATGTTTACTGATTTAAATTATTTTAATCCTCCCTATGGTTTTGAAGGTTACCATGACCATACCTTAGTCCTTATCGGACAAAAAATAAGCTATCTAGACTCTCGATTTATTGTCTATTCGTTGAGTAAAGAACCTTTAGGAAACTCCCTTGGAGAGGCCCAAATAAAAATTGCAGATCTTTTGTCACAAAAAGAAAACAAAGACCATCTTATTATTCTAGCTCATCCCTCTGAAAAGGGCTTTATTTGGAACGGAGAGCTGCCCTCTGGGATCGATGGTATCGAGCTTATTAATCTTAAAAGTCTAACGAATAAATCTTGGGCCTCCTCTAAGTTATCAACTATTTGGAGCCTTCTTATTTATCCATTTAATAACGGGCTAGCCTTCGGAAGAATTTTTAATGAGCCTACTGACGAATTAAATCTCTTTGATGCAAATCTACATTCACATTTTTTTGGTTATGCTGGCTCTGAAGCCTCTGCCAGAACCATTCCCATCGCTAACTACTTAATTAAGTTTCCTTCTTACCAAAGAACCTTTGATATTTTTTCAACCCATGTCGTTTTAAGGTCTGAACTAACTGGAAACTCGAAAACAGATCGCGCTAAAATTTTTCAAGCTTTAAAAAATGGAAACTTTTATTTAGCTTTTGATTTACTTGGAAATAGCACAGGCTTCCTATGCTATCTAGAAGATCTGACAAAAAATTTTTCTATTGGATCAAAAGTCAAAAAAAATAAAAACTTAGTCCTTAAAATAAAACTCCCCACTAAGCCACTCCATTTTTTTGAAATTGTGATCTATCGAAATGGACAAAGATACGCTACCTACAATGACGATTCAGTAGAATTCCCAATTAGAGAATCTGGAACCTACAGAGTACAGGTCCGAGTGAGTCCCTATCTCCCTCTTCCTGACGCGCGTACATGGATTTCATGGATTTATACCAACCCATTCTATGTTATTGACTAAAAAAATCTATCTATATAAATTCGGCAATCATCTTCTTTTCAATAGGAGGACTTATGAGATTTATTGCTTTTGACCTTGAAACTACGGGAATTTTACCTGGAGTTGATGGCATCGTTGAAATTGGCGCTGTTAGATTTGTAAATGCTCAAGTGGAGGCTATTTATTCTATCTTAGTTAATCCACAAAAACCTATTCCCATAGGCGCCTCAAGAGTCAATGGGATTACAGATGATATGGTTAAGAACCAACCAACTATCGAAGAATTGCTTCCTTCTTTTTCAGAATTTTGCCAAGATGATTTATTAGTAGCTCACAACGCTGCCTTCGATGCTCAATTCCTTGTTTCTGATTATAAAAAATATGAAATCGCAACGCCCAAAGGGATTGTTCTAGATACTTTAAGTATAGCTCGAAAAATTTTCCCTGGTCTGCCCAATTATAAGTTGGGCACCCTGGTGCAACACCTAAAAATTCCAAATTCAGATTTTCACAGGGCCGAAGCCGATGCTACTTATTGTGGAAAACTTTTTGTGGAACTCTATCAAAGAATCTCTGTGGGTGGACAGCTTCCTAGAGTTGAAAATCTCGTTGCTTTGACCGGAAAACCAGAATTCAAATTTCCAGAAATCATTAGGCAGCCAAAACAGTTAGATTTACTTTCTTTGATGTAAGGGCCTGTCTAGAAAGTCGCGTTTATAAGGGAATTGATTCTAATTGTTTTAACTCAATGCTTTTTCGACCTGAAAATCCTTCATTATAACCGTGAAAAAACTGAATTCTTGGTTCCGGATATTTCCAACAATAGTATCCAGAACCACTGTCAAAATCAGCTAACCACAGACCCTTTGGTTTAGCTCCCAATCTTTCTAGTTTATTTTGCCATTGATCAATCAAAAAATTGATTAATTGTTCCACTTCTTTTGCGCGTTCACTTTGTTTATTTGGATATGCTTCTAATTGATTAATTAGTTTTTTTACTTTTCGACTATACTCTTCCGTCAGTTTATAAATAAGCGGTAAAAGTTCTTGTGCCTCATTAAAGGTAAATATCTTTTTTGGGGAATTTATCTCAAATATATTTTTCACTTTTTGTTTATGTATTATAGTTTCTTGAGTTTCAAGAGTTTTAATAAAAGTTTAAGCTGTTTTGAATATTTTTTAAATGTCACAAGGCGTTGGGTTAATCATAGCTTTTGGACATTTCAAACATTTGTCCACCTCCCAAAATCACAATTAACAAAATGATAACTGCAATCAGTAGATATTTTAGATAGGCACCCAAGGACATTTCTTCATCTTTAGCTTCTATTTTTATAACCGTTGTTGGAGGTTTTATAGCGACTTTTTTTTGCGAAGTTTGCACCATTCCTTCGTCCAATCTTGCAACAACCCTGGCTTCAGATTGTATTTTTCTTTCTTGTTTGTCGCTCATTTCTTCAGTGTAACCAAAAACAGCAATTCCCCTACCGTTGGATGATGTGGCTTGTCTTTGATTGCTCGAATTAATAAAACGATCTTCTTTTTTATTTAGACCGTTAACATATCGTTTTTTTCCACCGGCACCGGCATCTCCGTCAAGTCCACTGCCTGAGTCTGTGGAACCAGACCCCTTCCTGCCAAACAGAGAATTTCTACTTGGAGATCCGGCAAAACTGTTTGCGCTTTGGGATCCACCAGAACTATCTGAACTCCCAGAACCTTTTCCTGAATCCTTTTTTGAATTATTATTTGCGCTATTTTTGTTATTACTTTGATTGCCTCCGGCATTGCTGTCTGTTAGTGAATTTTTTCCATTTTTGGTAGATTCTCCAACTGCCGAGCCACCACCGCTCGATCCATTATTAGCAAGAGAACCACTGCCTTCAAATTTAAATGAACACTGTGAATCTACATCTTTTAATTTATTTTCAGAATGAATGCTTGGAAGTTCACCAGAACTCAGCATGCAGGCAACATAAGTTCCCATAAAATCTTTCAAAAAACTTTGCATCGGTCTAAATATTTGTCCTAACGC encodes the following:
- a CDS encoding DUF2203 domain-containing protein; this encodes MKNIFEINSPKKIFTFNEAQELLPLIYKLTEEYSRKVKKLINQLEAYPNKQSERAKEVEQLINFLIDQWQNKLERLGAKPKGLWLADFDSGSGYYCWKYPEPRIQFFHGYNEGFSGRKSIELKQLESIPL
- a CDS encoding 3'-5' exonuclease; this translates as MRFIAFDLETTGILPGVDGIVEIGAVRFVNAQVEAIYSILVNPQKPIPIGASRVNGITDDMVKNQPTIEELLPSFSEFCQDDLLVAHNAAFDAQFLVSDYKKYEIATPKGIVLDTLSIARKIFPGLPNYKLGTLVQHLKIPNSDFHRAEADATYCGKLFVELYQRISVGGQLPRVENLVALTGKPEFKFPEIIRQPKQLDLLSLM
- a CDS encoding glycosyltransferase family 39 protein, which gives rise to MFLFVIFFTSTLFIKLILAYFLPLLPDEAYYWMWSHHLQLGYFDHPGMIAWLFRLGHFLEPFGHAVRWPAICINHLNYIFWFYIFKELKISPTHFYSWFLLTFISPILGFGSILLTPDLPIMLFWSSSLYFFIRILKSKDLINYCFLGMSLGLGFLSKYHIVLFLIIGFFYLSVEKKWRFISSKGTILTFIFGFIFSFPTIYWNYQNDFQSFAFQINHGLQASSWKWQWPIEFLIGHSILLFPVFVFYFFKSQLSEQQRILKYFSAGVLMFFFFTSFRSSVEMNWTILAFPAFYSVVLLSDISFLYLRRIKLFFVFFNLILLALMFNGVYPHGKIFEPFFFSSQKNVHSEFSPLYGINYQTSASLWYFSKIKTLKVPRASRYDFFDTFPIDFKNFPSVFYVFKEITNEYPDWLLEMKPTITVAKKLERNYVIEKVVIK